Proteins found in one Anopheles aquasalis chromosome 3, idAnoAquaMG_Q_19, whole genome shotgun sequence genomic segment:
- the LOC126577632 gene encoding uncharacterized protein LOC126577632, giving the protein MDRRGNWAADEVEEMIESIKEREILCLPEGQKVRSLDIFKVVANDLRAKGMYRTPEQIRTKLRILRKDYFKALRSGSKSEYRACEFFTSLHDLFTDAQRKMEAKKRRLQRRQQQQQQVLTENPSNGNYQPSSHRDEYPGDLQEHRTKKRTSTTTSSATIKSSRSSSVISSRMLNEEPICLDQSTSFAVPTVVNDSGGGPGGTPDGSVSGKQRPEPLPDKYHLKLNEYLPNLNSSLANLCKTERYADVTLLVCNDEESLSIPAHRLLLGTFSSYFANIFERTTQLAPQGMMYIVLPPLVTRAAIQSLLQYMYSGETIVPADLLDDVMLCGQLLRVHGFCTRKSTGLQTTKAQPSLTSIPLVSVTKNLTLTHTLETLEEMQQVAPAFEAPVPMETDHQQRQQQQTPVYDHRSDPDRQMLPIAPVAPTAPLAPTAPVAPAPERSSSALAREREQAEKELELERARERERELERARERERELEQERKREREREIELEKEKEREKEKREKEREREEMEREREKKEREKAEKEREMAEKERERVEKEREMAEKERERVEKEREREEKKREREEKERESLEKERERQRQWEKERERQRLRELELDRARERERDRQRQMDRERLRALGLERVRVDDLDELSRFAPSRILAEPDVEMLDANGREDEDDDEDEEIRNAKTENSAATEDEEDAEDSRDSRSPTPQPIVLRPKNKPKLPLTDNMRTIDGMTSDESALEIVTNGPESSPFSSRAQNSPKSIRSSPRLESIIESDNEDLSLPNSSELPGLATARPDDDHLDEPHSVSAPDDHLVYSPLGCQLCSDTFATPGDWVQHVYGHCGENQSQWKKRRLSMNEDKETLCDSRYRCDMCLSFFTTRNAWLGHVVVDHEECINDCLIALPFNVYDMKKSSFPSL; this is encoded by the exons ATGGATCGGCGTGGCAACTGGGCGGCCGATGAGGTCGAGGAAATGATCGAGAGCATCAAAGAAA GAGAGATCCTATGCCTACCGGAGGGCCAGaaggttcgctcgctcgacatCTTCAAGGTCGTGGCGAACGATCTGCGGGCCAAGGGCATGTACCGTACACCGGAGCAAATCCGCACTAAACTGCGCATCTTGCGGAAGGATTATTTCAAGGCGCTGCGTTCCGGATCGAAGAGTGAATATCGGGCGTGCGAGTTTTTTACCTCGCTGCACGATCTCTTCACCGATGCGCAGCGtaagatggaggcaaaaaaacgcCGGTTGCAGCgtcgccagcaacagcaacagcaggtacTGACTGAGAATCCATCGAACGGTAATTACCAGCCATCATCACATCGGGATGAGTACCCCGGGGATCTTCAAGAGCATCGAACTAAGAAGCGAACGTCGACGACAACATCATCAGCCACGATCAAAAGCAGTCGAAGCAGTAGTGTGATCAGTTCGCGAATGCTTAACGAGGAACCGATATGCTTGGATCAAAGCACTAGCTTCGCAGTGCCCACCGTGGTTaatgatagtggtggtggaccggGTGGTACGCCGGATGGTAGTGTCAGTGGTAAACAGAGACCGGAACCGCTACCGGACAAGTACCACCTCAAGCTGAATGAGTATCTGCCGAACCTGAACAGTTCGTTGGCCAATCTGTGCAA AACCGAGAGATACGCGGATGTCACGTTGTTGGTTTGTAACGACGAAGAAAGCCTCTCGATTCCGGCCCATAGGCTTCTGCTGGGAACGTTCAGTTCG TACTTTGCCAACATCTTTGAGAGAACGACACAACTGGCGCCACAGGGGATGATGTATATCGTGCTACCGCCGCTCGTGACGAGAGCAGCTATCCAGAGCCTACTACAGTACATGTACTCTGGTGAGACGATCGTACCGGCAGATCTGCTAGATGATGTGATGCTCTGTGGCCAGTTGCTACGGGTGCATGGATTTTGTACGAGAAAATCGACTGGACTCCAAACGACAAAAGCACAACCATCCCTCACATCAATTCCGCTGGTCTCGGTGACGAAAAACCTCACGCTAACTCATACTCTCGAGACTCTTGAGGAGATGCAGCAGGTCGCGCCTGCCTTCGAAGCACCTGTACCCATGGAAACGGATcatcagcaacggcagcaacaacaaacaccggTCTATGATCACCGATCTGATCCGGATCGGCAGATGTTGCCAATTGCACCAGTCGCTCCAACTGCTCCACTCGCTCCAACTGCTCCAgtcgctccagctccagaacGCTCTTCTTCCGCGTTGgcacgagaacgagaacaagCTGAAAAAGAGCTAGAACTGGAACGTGCACGAGAACGCGAACGAGAACTAGAACGTGCACGAGAACGTGAACGCGAGCTAGAACAAGAGCGaaaacgagagcgagaacgcgAGATAgaactggaaaaggaaaaggagcgtgaaaaagaaaagcgcgAAAAGGAGCGTGAAAGGGAGGAAatggagcgagaaagagagaaaaaggagcGTGAGAAGGCGGAAAAGGAGCGTGAGATGGCGGAAAAGGAACGTGAAAGGGTGGAAAAGGAGCGAGAGATGGCGGAAAAGGAGCGTGAGAGGGTGGAAAAGGAGCgtgagagggaggaaaagaagcgaGAGCGCGAGGAAAAGGAGCGAGAAAGTCTGGAAAAGGAGCGGGAGCGACAAAGGCAATGGGAAAAGGAACGTGAAAGGCAGCGTTTGCGAGAGCTGGAACTCGATCGTGCCCGGGAACGTGAGCGGGACCGTCAGCGGCAGATGGACAGAGAGCGGCTAAGGGCACTAGGACTCGAGCGGGTCCGTGTGGACGATCTGGATGAATTGTCACGGTTTGCACCAAGTAGGATACTGGCCGAACCGGATGTCGAGATGCTGGACGCTAACGGTAGggaggatgaagatgatgatgaggatgaggaaatCAGGAatgcaaaaacggaaaattctgcagcaacagaagatgaagaagatgcaGAAGATAGCCGTGATTCACGATCACCGACCCCGCAGCCGATCGTGTTGCGACCGAAGAACAAACCAAAACTCCCTCTCACCGATAACATGCGCACGATCGACGGTATGACATCGGATGAGTCAGCGCTGGAAATCGTGACGAATGGTCCGGAATCGTCCCCGTTCAGTAGCCGGGCACAAAACAGTCCAAAAAGCATTCGAAGCAGTCCGCGGCTCGAGTCAATTATTGAGTCTGACAACGAGGATCTGAGCCTACCAAACAGCAGCGAACTGCCGGGGTTGGCCACTGCCCGACCCGATGACGATCATCTCGATGAACCCCATTCCGTCAGTGCGCCCGATGATCATCTCGTCTACTCGCCGCTTGGTTGCCAGCTCTGTAGCGACACCTTTGCGACACCCGGCGACTGGGTGCAGCACGTGTACGGTCACTGTGGTGAAAATCAGTCCCAGTGGAAAAAGAGGCGACTGTCG ATGAACGAGGATAAGGAAACGCTCTGCGATTCACGCTACCGGTGTGACATGTGTTTGTCCTTCTTTACCACGAGAAACGCGTGGCTGGGTCACGTGGTCGTAGACCACGAGGAATGTATCAACGACTGTCTGATTGCGCTGCCGTTCAACGTTTACGATATGAAAAAGTCCAGCTTTCCTAGCCTTTGA
- the LOC126574871 gene encoding GDNF-inducible zinc finger protein 1-like, with translation MATANPPAFHCIVCTLTKIPFASLSKESQHKIVRNGRPTPKMPNLTARCLHDWMTGCDREKKLYCWPCLLFNTSEYDVWGKRGFSDFHRLSSATIEHTKDVSHQAKSKTLKLWIETAEELSDSSGAEEDVECIPELDFLNATASEMDEELDVKPNVEALNAALGLSQDFARPVVDLCETAEDGGSVTGFHFMSAAIEVDCMEDEEQNSAPAPPQPPPPPEVQGENSQTSNASSSNHIEPSVAAPGDGLARIYKNTPSCEEPSAMMSQTATQNGTDKYQLKWQGHHQNVNVSLSSLYRNDRYADVMLLTCNGDENYVIPAHKLILGTSSLYFANIFDKNAIPMNAISYIVLPPDLTYRSMQILIQYMYTGESTVSTDILSEVLRGGEILKIRGLWRNDGCKPSSNAEGREAQAPGSSESAARRFASPVSVTLPSQNTSTTQAATGGVPAVAVGHINIKRDVAIDPGDRHRAGHTEGLRRSQRNQASAVGPCTEQQHTSSQAISDEQQISFPIHEHQRRLRGGAQEQQRMETASPTRMTLPKAGNGGTEENSASSMSGAPGAAIPEELNFLNVKAEPVEWTDVRAGELALPSSGQKGAGNQSPPIQAVKAEAPEPGIESRPSSVTSSTEHPTYSPLTCELCSETFTIPGEWVRHIESHGDTSHTIPKRKRRLEGSDDTVETAALRCDLCATFYVTPADWVRHVQSAHTETELAISNKRQTNPRRASTCSLAAASSVTSGESAGQQDKVCKVCNKSFPSHASMLVHKRTHTGEKPFYCDTCNKGFSVKSNLLRHLRTLHNVQGELPASPHTDHDGSE, from the exons ATGGCCACCGCAAACCCACCGGCGTTTCACTGCATTGTCTGCACGCTAACGAAGATCCCGTTCGCTTCGCTGAGCAAGGAAAGCCAGCACAAGATCGTCCGGAATGGCCGGCCGACGCCAAAGATGCCAAACCTAACGGCTCGCTGCCTGCATGACTGGATGACCGGTTGTGACCGCGAAAAGAAGCTTTACTGCTGGCCCTGTCTGCTGTTCAACACGTCCGAGTACGATGTGTGGGGAAAGCGGGGATTCAGCGATTTCCACCGGCTTTCCTCGGCCACGATCGAGCACACGAAGGATGTCTCGCACCAGGCCAAAAGCAAAACGCTGAAGCTGTGGATCGAGACGGCCGAAGAGCTGAGCGATAGCAGCGGAGCAGAGGAGGATGTAGAGTGTATCCCGGAGTTGGACTTTCTGAATGCCACCGCGTCCGAAATGGACGAGGAGCTGGACGTGAAACCGAACGTGGAAGCACTAAATGCAGCCCTGGGCCTGTCGCAGGACTTTGCCCGCCCCGTTGTGGATCTGTGCGAAACGGCGGAAGACGGAGGCAGCGTCAccggttttcatttcatgaGCGCAGCCATAGAGGTGGATTGTATGGAGGATGAAGAGCAAAACTCTGCTCCCgcgccaccacaaccaccgccaccaccggaagtgCAGGGAGAGAATAGCCAGACGAGCAATGCCTCGTCGTCAAACCACATTGAGCCATCGGTCGCCGCCCCTGGCGATGGGTTAGCACGTATCTACA AAAACACACCTAGTTGCGAGGAACCTAGTGCGATGATGTCGCAAACGGCGACCCAGAATGGAACGGACAAGTACCAACTCAAGTGGCAGGGACATCATCAGAACGTCAATGTGTCGTTATCGAGTCTTTACAG AAACGATCGCTACGCCGATGTAATGCTGTTGACGTGTAACGGAGACGAGAACTACGTGATACCTGCCCACAAGCTCATTCTTGGGACTTCCAGTTTG tattttgcaaacattttcgACAAAAACGCGATACCGATGAATGCGATCAGCTATATCGTGCTTCCACCTGATTTAACCTATCGCTCGATGCAGATACTCATACAATATATGTACACCGGCGAATCGACTGTTTCGACTGACATACTCAGTGAGGTGTTGCGTGGGGgagaaattttgaaaatccgtgGACTGTGGCGTAATGATGGATGCAAACCGTCTTCCAATGCTGAAGGCAGAGAGGCACAAGCGCCCGGTAGCAGTGAATCAGCGGCACGGCGATTTGCTAGTCCCGTCTCTGTAACGCTTCCATCTCAGAACACATCTACAACACAGGCGGCCACAGGCGGTGTCCCAGCTGTGGCCGTAGGACACATAAACATAAAGCGGGACGTAGCCATTGATCCCGGTGATCGGCACCGTGCTGGTCACACCGAAGGGCTTCGACGATCTCAAAGAAATCAAGCGTCCGCAGTCGGTCCCtgcacagagcagcagcatacgtcGTCGCAAGCGATCTCAGACGAACagcaaatttcatttccaatccATGAACATCAGCGGAGGCTGCGTGGAGGGGCCCAGGAACAGCAGCGCATGGAAACCGCCTCGCCTACTCGGATGACACTTCCGAAGGCAGGAAATGGAGGTACTGAGGAGAATTCGGCATCTAGCATGTCGGGGGCACCTGGCGCTGCGATACCTGAGGAACTGAACTTTCTCAACGTGAAAGCGGAGCCCGTCGAGTGGACGGATGTGAGAGCGGGAGAGCTTGCCCTTCCCAGTAGTGGCCAGAAAGGGGCTGGCAACCAATCTCCTCCAATTCAAGCAGTGAAAGCTGAAGCGCCAGAACCGGGAATAGAATCCCGTCCATCCTCTGTGACGTCCTCTACGGAGCATCCCACATACTCACCGCTAACCTGTGAGCTTTGTAGTGAAACGTTTACTATACCGGGTGAATGGGTTCGCCATATCGAGAGTCACGGTGATACATCACATACAAttccaaaacgaaaaagaCGGTTGGAGGGG TCCGATGATACTGTTGAGACGGCCGCACTGCGATGTGATTTGTGCGCAACGTTTTACGTTACACCGGCCGACTGGGTACGACACGTTCAGAGCGCacacacggaaacggaactggCGATTTCAAACAAACGCCAGACGAATCCTCGCCGTGCGTCCACATGCTCATTGGCCGCTGCATCATCAGTCACGTCGGGCGAGTCAGCGGGACAGCAGGACAAAGTGTGTAAAGTTTGCAACAAATCCTTCCCTTCCCATGCCAGTATGCTCGTCCACAAGCGTACCCATACCG GTGAAAAACCATTCTATTGCGACACGTGTAACAAGGGTTTTAGCGTAAAATCGAATCTACTGCGACACCTGCGAACACTACACAACGTCCAGGGTGAACTGCCAGCCTCACCGCACACTGATCACGATGGTTCCGAGTGA
- the LOC126575048 gene encoding protein bric-a-brac 1-like, which produces MEINPMYKKKKNRWSMSKIELLIDLWAEHYRQLKSCRRNDHVLMKMKNKLEKSGCKVTVEDIRIRINNLSAKYRKESMLMLAGGSPSKWPLFVKIHNILSNESTLDETVETQDESLEAPEPPPEPPRSKVYQLKCNYRQENIDNFFTDLYFNPRYADVTLVTCYEGETFAIPAHKMVLGNFSMYFANIFEKLNLPQNSNTYIVLPANVSHQTMQILMQYMYTGQSSVPEYNVDEVLRCGELLKIRGFWSETKASVSGAGLSHKRRQLNGPEGRKMHRKPGTSSQGSGEPRAGTSLPADQQSEVASDSGTSALDTLDEQKRLAIAAIQRDLHASSMRAMAHGAAALFSNNVSTEVKHESNEWDDLDGDNDSDEDVMILPDELTAKPADGPDEKPNPSAELAEQIAQLQQQQQQQQHLLMNNTSEQQQQQQQQQQTPPQQQQQPQPQPQLHQQSHSSSQQQPSATVGSQSAMACELCSACFSHQDELLQHLISSHSDAAEILRKRSRLATDEENPVNAIRCEFCGKYFFSTVEWAQHVHTHTERAVELPQQMAQFSGTIPR; this is translated from the exons ATGGAGATCAACCCGATgtacaagaagaaaaagaaccggTGGTCGATGTCGAAGATTGAGCTGCTCATTGACCTGTGGGCCGAGCACTATCGGCAGCTGAAATCGTGCCGCCGGAACGACCACGtcttgatgaagatgaagaacaaGCTGGAGAAAAGTGGCTGCAAGGTGACGGTCGAGGATATCCGTATCCGGATCAATAATCTGTCGGCCAAGTACAG GAAAGAGTCGATGTTGATGCTGGCAGGTGGTTCTCCGTCCAAGTGGCCGCTGTTCGTGAAAATCCACAACATCCTTAGCAACGAGAGTACGCTGGACGAAACCGTCGAAACGCAGGATGAGAGCTTAGAGG CACccgagccaccaccagaaccacctCGTTCGAAGGTTTACCAGCTGAAGTGCAATTATCGGCAGGAGAATATTGACAACTTTTTCACCGATTTGTATTT CAATCCCCGTTATGCGGACGTAACCCTGGTTACTTGCTACGAAGGCGAAACGTTCGCCATTCCAGCGCACAAAATGGTTCTGGGAAACTTCAGTATG TATTTTGCGAACATTTTCGAAAAGCTGAATCTGCCGCAAAACTCCAACACCTACATCGTGCTGCCGGCTAATGTTTCGCACCAGACGATGCAGATACTGATGCAATATATGTATACAGGCCAGTCCTCTGTGCCCGAGTACAACGTCGACGAAGTATTACGCTGCGGAGAGTTGTTGAAGATTCGCGGCTTCTGGAGTGAAACCAAGGCCTCCGTATCAGGAGCCGGATTGTCGCACAAGCGGCGACAGTTGAACGGACCCGAGGGACGCAAGATGCACCGTAAACCGGGCACTTCTTCCCAGGGCAGCGGCGAACCGCGGGCCGGAACTTCACTGCCAGCCGACCAACAATCGGAGGTAGCCTCTGACTCGGGAACATCGGCACTGGATACGCTCGATGAGCAGAAGCGTCTAGCGATTGCGGCGATCCAGCGTGATCTTCATGCGAGTTCGATGCGTGCGATGGCACATGGTGCGGCAGCTCTCTTCAGTAACAACGTGTCTACCGAAGTGAAGCACGAATCGAACGAGTGGGATGATCTGGATGGAGACAACGATTCAGACGAAGACGTCATGATTCTGCCCGATGAACTGACAGCAAAGCCAGCTGATGGTCCTGACGAGAAGCCAAATCCATCGGCCGAACTCGCTGAGCAGATTGcacaattgcagcagcagcagcagcagcaacaacatttaCTCATGAACAATACctcagagcagcagcagcaacaacaacaacagcagcagacaccgccgcagcagcagcagcagccccaaccgcaaccgcagctACACCAGCAGTCGCACTCCTCATCGCAGCAACAACCATCGGCGACAGTGGGCTCCCAATCTGCGATGGCCTGCGAGCTATGCAGCGCCTGCTTCTCTCACCAGGACGAGCTACTGCAGCATCTCATCAGCTCGCATAGTGACGCCGCCGAGATACTCCGTAAACGAAGCAGGCTTGCAACGGATGAG GAAAATCCAGTGAACGCGATACGTTGCGAGTTTTGCGGCAAGTACTTCTTCTCAACCGTGGAATGGGCCCAGCACGTGCACACGCATACCGAGCGCGCGGTCGAGCTGCCGCAACAGATGGCCCAGTTTTCCGGCACCATCCCACGATAA